A part of Hemicordylus capensis ecotype Gifberg chromosome 16, rHemCap1.1.pri, whole genome shotgun sequence genomic DNA contains:
- the PERM1 gene encoding PGC-1 and ERR-induced regulator in muscle protein 1, which yields MENFEYSIQLNDRDWAEFCLASEECSLIQPILATADEQLLSNLEEGEAEDRKSVRVRVGPALAHRAPGRHLVAGEVLSGSEDETEMGSVSRFLCSHSQLGTAFPPSSGTQEGQMSHVALKPPGSQSRSARGHEALFAGKEKESEIGGRRMNPDSSTSVVSTAVQEDNVPGQEISEKLTCAGQTNVDTSEGMESPAEENRSGPLCLELQQPQDKVVSRATSVDFQFPTSVDCLAAHENPEALESEDLAACFPSPEPEGAEHPKKSTRPLQVNVMARVTPFQEQPSIFQGHPVPVVRVLTPVVPLSGSYGEGTLEKESHGEHDVAHLEEEGRADPNEDLSHDILKAEGQRAQVMSSAIGGGVNLQQFPGGLEKCPRPTLAVDSRCDRVLDKHRGTAPFLGGAEKGDVGEPCHHLGMAAAPSEEESHGPPPGNQGPDFLAESVPCCLAQEDSPESNLTALTSPEMYDYFSYGDTQQQGGKMREGMVEERQGPNTDPGVPEMYGPEMYEYFFNEMGEDWARKDSMDKGIELEVVSTAEQRSIPPGGSEHPDSDTVDSAMAISVPEVYEHFFTNGVKGKRNWRRILLSVPASEARKVARALKSLVCKPARLLQSRPTSQGALLRRGSQGRLVSLSPVLLRESQPRPGDPGIAVMVPPERPLQLVLTHRDMCLGFVALASWAVKTSDLQAPDAWKIVLLANVGTLSAIRYSRRQAVEDRKQGT from the exons ATGGAGAATTTTGAGTACAGCATCCAGCTGAACGACCGGGACTGGGCCGAATTCTGCTTGGCCTCTGAAGAATGCAGCCTGATCCAGCCCATCTTGGCCACAGCTGACGAACAGCTCCTCAGCAACcttgaggaaggggaggctgaagACAGAAAGTCGGTCCGAGTGAGGGTGGGCCCCGCTTTAGCCCACAGAGCCCCTGGCAGACACCTGGTTGCAGGAGAGGTTTTGTCCGGCAGCGAGGACGAAACGGAGATGGGCTCTGTCAGCAGGTTCCTCTGCAGCCACAGCCAACTGGGCACGGCTTTTCCGCCGTCTTCTGGGACCCAGGAAGGTCAGATGTCTCATGTTGCTTTAAAGCCACCTGGAAGCCAGTCAAGATCTGCCAGAGGACATGAAGCTCTCTTTGCTGGGAAGGAGAAAGAATCGGAGATTGGAGGTCGTCGCATGAATCCTGACAGTTCCACATCCGTGGTCTCCACTGCTGTCCAGGAGGACAACGTCCCAGGGCAGGAGATATCAGAAAAACTTACTTGTGCTGGGCAGACGAACGTGGATACTTCAGAGGGGATGGAGAGTCCAGCAGAAGAAAACAGAAGTGGCCCCCTCTGCTTGGAGCTACAGCAGCCTCAAGATAAAGTCGTCTCCCGGGCAACCTCTGTCGACTTCCAGTTTCCAACATCCGTGGATTGCCTTGCAGCTCATGAGAATCCAGAAGCCCTGGAGTCTGAAGATCTAGCTGCATGTTTTCCATCTCCAGAGCCTGAAGGAGCTGAGCACCCAAAGAAGAGCACCAGGCCCCTTCAGGTCAATGTGATGGCACGGGTGACGCCATTCCAGGAACAGCCTTCTATATTTCAAGGGCATCCAGTTCCGGTTGTGAGAGTCTTGACTCCAGTTGTCCCACTGTCAGGGAGTTATGGGGAAGGCACCTTGGAAAAAGAGAGCCATGGGGAACATGATGTTGCACATCTCgaagaagaggggagggcagaCCCTAATGAAGACTTAAGCCATGACATCCTGAAAGCCGAGGGTCAACGTGCCCAAGTAATGAGTTCTGCCATCGGCGGTGGAGTAAATTTGCAACAGTTCCCAGGAGGACTGGAGAAATGTCCACGCCCAACATTAGCCGTTGATTCCAGATGTGACAGGGTGCTGGATAAACACAGAGGAACTGCTCCATTTCTGGGAGGAGCGGAGAAGGGTGATGTTGGAGAACCTTGCCACCATCTTGGAATGGCTGCAGCACCATCAGAAGAGGAATCTCACGGCCCGCCTCCTGGAAACCAGGGACCGGACTTCTTAGCAGAGTCTGTTCCTTGTTGTCTGGCACAGGAGGACTCCCCAGAAAGCAACTTAACCGCCCTGACCTCGCCAGAGATGTATGACTATTTTTCCTATGGTGacacccagcagcagggaggaaagaTGAGGGAAGGGATGGTGGAGGAAAGGCAAGGTCCAAACACTGACCCCGGAGTTCCTGAAATGTATGGGCCAGAAATGTATGAATATTTCTTTAATGAAATGGGTGAGGACTGGGCGAGAAAGGACAGCATGGATAAAGGCATAGAGCTGGAGGTGGTCAGCACTGCTGAACAGCGATCGATTCCACCTGGTGGCTCGGAACACCCCGATTCCGACACGGTAGACAGTGCAATGGCCATCTCTGTCCCGGAGGTGTACGAACACTTTTTCACCAACGGAGTCAAGGGCAAGAGGAACTGGAGGCGGATTTTGCTGAGCGTGCCAGCCTCCGAGGCGAGGAAGGTTGCGAGAGCTTTAAAATCCCTGGTCTGCAAACCAGCACGCCTCCTCCAGTCGCGTCCAACGAGCCAGGGGGCTCTGCTTCGGAGGGGATCCCAAGGGAGGCTAGTGAGCCTGTCTCCAGTACTGTTGAGAGAAAGCCAACCAAGACCGGGAGACCCAGGAATAGCTGTGATGGTACCACCAG aGAGGCCCCTCCAgctggttctcacacacagggacATGTGCCTGGGGTTCGTGGCGTTGGCTTCATGGGCTGTCAAGACCTCCGATCTGCAGGCTCCGGATGCTTGGAAGATCG